A single region of the Blattabacterium sp. (Cryptocercus kyebangensis) genome encodes:
- the leuS gene encoding leucine--tRNA ligase: MEYNFRKLEKRWQIYWKKNNIFHTEENENYTKKKYYILNMFPYPSGAGLHIGHCLGYIASDIYARYKRAEGYNVLNPIGFDSFGLPAEQYAIQTGQHPYETTRKNIQKYQKQMDKIGLSFDWSRKLCTSNPDYYRWTQWMFIQIFNSWYDKDSEKAKPINFLIKEFNKNGNLSVNASTPFNYKFDSKKWKKFSSLKKDSILLNYRLAFLCKNTVNWCPDLGTVLANDEIKNGKSQRGGYPIYKKKMLQWHIRITAYVERLLKGLDLIKCSNSLKKLQYNWIGKKTGATIFLELLFSNNKNDKKIESFIFRPEIVFGMTFIIVSTDHPLLEKITIPYHKKNLIEYLNKQENYVEESEKEKNISGFFTGNYVLHPFINGKKIPIYVSNYFSVDPQTKSIVGIPSHEKDSLKFAKKFGLEILPVFIEKTKNNKDELYEGKNGICINSYFLNGLKEKEAREKIIQILKNKNIGIKKNSYRLLDAVFSRQRYWGEPIPIYFKNKIPKTIPMEKLPLLLPRIKNYHPKDGKSPLMRVKNWAWDEKNMKIVSNTLIDNKYVFPIETSTMPCWAGSSWYFLRYMDVHNKKFFLDNKKENYWKNIDLYIGGSEHSTGHLIYARFWHKFLKDRGWIKKEEPFNKILNQGMILIHSAIILKIIGKNIFVSYGLLKNKDGLSFQEIYVDISLINHNNQLNINKLKQWNPEFSNSKFLLEKGIFFCKRKLEKMSKSKYNIINPDHISDKYGSDVFRIYEMFLGPITLSKPWNDQKINGIKKFINKFWRLFHKNGLFQISDLSPTFKELKILHYTIKKLKERIESFSFNTSISYLMMMVNKLTILKCNKRKILEPLVKLMAPFSPHISEEIWKKLGGKKSILFSPIPIFNPKFLVEKKITYPIMFNGKLKFKEIFDSNLTVEKIKYKILNHPKTIFFLKEKVLQKVIIIQYKIINILFI, encoded by the coding sequence ATGGAATATAATTTTCGAAAATTAGAAAAACGTTGGCAAATATATTGGAAAAAAAACAATATTTTTCATACAGAAGAAAACGAGAATTACACAAAAAAAAAATACTATATTTTAAATATGTTTCCTTATCCTTCCGGAGCCGGTCTTCATATAGGACATTGTTTAGGATATATAGCATCCGATATTTATGCACGATATAAACGTGCAGAAGGTTATAACGTCCTAAATCCTATAGGATTTGATTCTTTTGGCCTTCCTGCAGAACAATATGCCATTCAAACTGGACAGCATCCTTACGAAACTACTAGAAAAAATATACAAAAATATCAAAAACAGATGGATAAAATAGGTCTGTCTTTCGATTGGAGTCGTAAATTATGCACCAGTAACCCAGATTATTATCGTTGGACTCAATGGATGTTTATTCAAATTTTTAATTCTTGGTACGATAAAGATAGTGAAAAAGCTAAGCCTATAAACTTTTTAATTAAAGAATTTAATAAAAACGGAAATTTATCTGTTAATGCTAGTACTCCCTTTAACTATAAATTTGATTCAAAAAAATGGAAAAAATTTAGTTCTCTAAAAAAAGATTCGATTCTTTTAAATTACCGATTGGCATTTTTATGTAAAAATACGGTTAATTGGTGCCCGGATCTAGGGACTGTATTAGCTAATGATGAAATAAAAAATGGAAAAAGTCAAAGAGGTGGATATCCAATTTATAAGAAGAAAATGCTTCAATGGCATATAAGAATTACCGCTTACGTAGAAAGACTTTTAAAAGGGCTAGATCTTATTAAATGTTCTAATTCTCTTAAGAAACTACAATATAATTGGATTGGTAAAAAAACAGGGGCTACCATATTTTTAGAACTTCTTTTCTCTAATAATAAAAATGATAAAAAAATAGAATCTTTTATTTTTCGTCCAGAAATTGTATTTGGAATGACCTTTATTATTGTATCTACAGATCATCCATTATTAGAAAAAATTACTATTCCTTATCATAAAAAAAATCTTATTGAATATTTGAATAAACAAGAAAATTATGTAGAAGAATCAGAAAAAGAAAAAAATATTTCAGGTTTTTTTACAGGAAACTATGTTCTACATCCATTTATTAATGGTAAAAAAATTCCTATTTATGTTAGTAATTATTTTTCTGTAGATCCTCAAACAAAATCTATAGTAGGTATACCTAGTCATGAAAAAGATAGCCTAAAATTTGCAAAAAAATTTGGATTAGAAATTTTACCAGTTTTTATTGAAAAAACTAAAAATAATAAAGATGAACTTTATGAAGGAAAAAATGGAATTTGCATTAATTCTTATTTTTTAAATGGATTAAAAGAAAAAGAAGCCAGGGAAAAAATAATCCAAATTTTGAAAAATAAAAACATTGGAATAAAAAAAAACAGTTATCGGTTACTAGACGCTGTTTTTTCTAGACAGAGGTACTGGGGAGAACCCATTCCAATTTATTTTAAAAATAAAATACCTAAAACTATTCCAATGGAAAAACTTCCTCTTCTTTTGCCAAGAATAAAAAATTATCATCCAAAAGACGGAAAATCTCCATTAATGAGAGTAAAAAATTGGGCTTGGGACGAAAAAAATATGAAAATAGTTTCAAATACTCTTATTGATAATAAATATGTATTTCCAATAGAAACTAGTACAATGCCTTGTTGGGCTGGATCCAGTTGGTATTTTCTTCGTTATATGGATGTTCATAATAAAAAATTTTTTTTGGACAATAAAAAAGAAAATTATTGGAAGAATATAGATCTATATATCGGGGGTTCTGAACATTCTACAGGGCATTTAATTTATGCAAGATTTTGGCATAAATTTCTTAAAGATAGAGGATGGATAAAAAAAGAAGAACCTTTTAATAAAATATTAAATCAAGGGATGATACTTATTCATTCTGCTATTATATTAAAAATTATTGGAAAAAATATATTTGTTTCCTATGGATTATTGAAAAATAAGGATGGTTTATCATTTCAAGAAATATATGTAGATATTTCTCTAATCAATCATAATAACCAATTAAATATAAATAAATTGAAACAATGGAACCCTGAATTTTCAAATTCCAAATTTCTTTTAGAAAAAGGAATTTTCTTTTGTAAAAGAAAATTAGAAAAAATGTCCAAATCTAAATACAATATTATAAATCCAGATCATATTTCTGATAAATATGGATCAGATGTTTTTCGTATTTACGAAATGTTTTTAGGTCCAATTACACTATCTAAACCTTGGAATGATCAAAAAATAAATGGAATAAAAAAATTTATAAATAAATTTTGGCGTTTATTCCATAAAAATGGATTATTTCAAATTAGTGATTTATCTCCAACATTTAAGGAATTGAAAATTTTGCATTACACAATCAAAAAATTAAAGGAAAGAATAGAATCCTTTTCTTTTAATACATCTATTAGTTATTTGATGATGATGGTTAATAAATTAACTATTTTAAAATGTAATAAAAGAAAAATATTGGAACCTCTAGTTAAATTAATGGCTCCCTTTTCTCCTCATATATCTGAGGAAATTTGGAAAAAACTAGGAGGTAAAAAATCTATTTTATTTTCACCTATACCTATTTTTAATCCAAAATTTCTTGTAGAAAAAAAAATTACATATCCAATTATGTTTAATGGGAAATTAAAATTTAAAGAGATTTTTGACTCAAATCTAACAGTAGAAAAAATAAAATACAAAATTTTAAATCATCCTAAAACTATATTCTTTTTAAAAGAAAAAGTATTACAAAAAGTAATTATTATTCAATATAAAATAATAAATATTTTATTTATTTAA
- the mgtE gene encoding magnesium transporter: protein MFNNHQDYLENNFNQKFLNNQTISYLVTLIQDDPDNSVEIFILLKINKATSVFKFLDFFIKKKIIEGLPSIKMMEFMNQLSVDDRVSFLEDLPKDSLKDLIKYLNPEEKRKTLIYLGYPENSVGRLMIPFYLAVKDTWRVKEVLEYIRKEGKNSDVIEIIYIVNQKGKLVDDIKIREFLLVDIDTKVEELMDGRYTAALSVTDTEEEANKIFSMNNRVSLPVIDDKKNLLGIVTIDDILWVLNENYREDIQKIGGMEVLNQSYLNVPLSKLIKKRAGWLILLFIGEMLTTTVMQNFSSVIEKAVVLALFIPLVVSSGGNSGSQASSLIIQAMALGEVKIKDWWIVMRREIICGFFLGSILGFTGFIRVLAWHNINFFNYGPHFILVGLTVFLSLIFVVLWGTFSGSMLPFVIKKFRGDPASSSAPFVATLVDVIGLIIYFSMSYILLHGTLL, encoded by the coding sequence ATGTTTAATAACCATCAAGATTATTTAGAAAATAATTTTAACCAAAAATTTTTAAATAATCAAACTATTAGTTATTTGGTAACATTAATTCAAGATGATCCGGATAATTCTGTAGAAATATTTATTTTATTGAAAATAAATAAAGCTACTTCCGTTTTTAAATTTTTAGATTTTTTTATAAAAAAAAAAATTATTGAAGGTCTTCCATCTATTAAAATGATGGAATTCATGAATCAACTATCTGTAGATGATCGTGTCTCTTTTTTAGAGGATCTACCAAAAGATTCTTTAAAAGATTTGATTAAATATTTAAATCCGGAAGAAAAACGTAAAACTTTAATTTATTTAGGATATCCTGAAAATAGTGTAGGACGTCTTATGATTCCATTTTATCTTGCTGTAAAAGATACTTGGAGGGTTAAGGAAGTTTTAGAATATATACGAAAAGAAGGGAAAAATAGTGATGTAATAGAAATTATTTATATAGTAAATCAAAAAGGAAAATTAGTGGATGATATAAAAATAAGAGAATTTTTATTAGTAGATATAGATACTAAAGTAGAAGAATTAATGGATGGAAGATATACTGCTGCTTTAAGTGTTACCGATACAGAAGAAGAAGCCAATAAAATATTTTCTATGAATAATAGAGTTTCACTTCCAGTAATAGATGATAAAAAAAATTTGCTTGGAATAGTAACTATAGATGATATATTATGGGTTTTAAATGAAAATTATAGAGAAGATATTCAAAAAATAGGGGGGATGGAAGTTTTGAATCAATCTTATTTAAATGTTCCTTTATCTAAATTAATTAAGAAAAGAGCTGGATGGTTAATCTTATTATTTATAGGTGAAATGTTAACGACAACTGTTATGCAGAATTTTTCAAGTGTTATAGAAAAAGCCGTAGTTTTGGCATTATTTATTCCCTTAGTGGTTTCTAGTGGGGGGAATAGTGGATCTCAAGCTTCCAGCTTAATTATTCAAGCAATGGCTTTGGGAGAAGTGAAAATAAAAGATTGGTGGATAGTCATGCGAAGAGAAATAATATGTGGTTTTTTTTTAGGAAGTATCTTAGGATTCACTGGATTTATCCGTGTTTTGGCATGGCATAATATAAATTTTTTCAACTATGGACCTCATTTTATATTGGTTGGATTAACAGTTTTTTTATCCTTGATTTTCGTTGTTTTATGGGGTACTTTTAGTGGATCTATGTTACCTTTTGTAATTAAAAAATTTAGAGGAGATCCAGCCAGTTCTTCTGCTCCTTTTGTGGCTACATTAGTGGATGTTATTGGATTAATTATATATTTTTCTATGTCTTATATTCTTCTTCATGGGACTTTATTGTAA
- a CDS encoding RluA family pseudouridine synthase yields MNIKKFSFLLKKNQKSIRVDKFLMQSIQNISRNQIQKAASLGKILVNKRFIKKNYQIKPFDFIEVEISYPSILDSEYKNIIAEKIPLDILHEDEDIIVVNKKPGMVVHPGVGNEKGTLIHGIKYHLKNDNKLLYRLGLVHRIDKDTSGLLVLAKNEQAQKCLFQQFISKTIKRKYIALVWGNLKNEEGTITGFIGRDPKNRKRMTLFKKDFYRGRYSITHYKVLERFKYITYVSCNLGTGKTHQIRVHFKYLGHPLFNDFIYGGNKIVKSFSKKHFKFLKICLNILKRQALHAVSLTFTHPKNGKCHFTCPIPEDWKKVIQKFRERFSFLQ; encoded by the coding sequence ATGAACATAAAAAAATTTAGTTTTTTATTAAAAAAAAATCAAAAATCTATTCGAGTTGATAAATTTTTAATGCAATCAATCCAAAATATTAGTAGAAATCAAATCCAAAAGGCTGCAAGTTTAGGAAAAATTTTGGTAAATAAACGTTTTATAAAAAAAAACTACCAAATAAAACCTTTTGATTTTATAGAAGTAGAAATATCTTATCCATCTATTTTAGATTCAGAATATAAAAATATTATTGCAGAAAAAATACCTCTTGATATTCTTCATGAAGATGAAGATATTATCGTAGTTAATAAAAAACCAGGAATGGTAGTCCATCCAGGGGTTGGAAACGAAAAAGGAACTTTAATTCACGGAATTAAATATCATTTAAAAAATGATAATAAATTATTATATAGGTTAGGGTTAGTTCACCGAATAGATAAAGATACTTCAGGATTACTTGTTTTAGCTAAAAACGAACAGGCACAAAAATGTTTATTTCAACAATTTATTTCTAAAACTATTAAAAGAAAATATATAGCTTTAGTATGGGGTAATTTGAAAAATGAAGAAGGAACTATAACTGGATTTATAGGAAGAGATCCTAAAAATAGAAAAAGAATGACTCTTTTTAAAAAAGATTTTTATAGAGGAAGATATTCAATAACTCATTACAAAGTTTTAGAAAGATTTAAATATATAACATATGTTTCCTGTAATTTAGGTACTGGAAAAACACATCAAATAAGAGTTCATTTTAAATATTTAGGACATCCATTATTCAATGACTTTATTTATGGTGGAAATAAAATTGTAAAAAGTTTTTCAAAAAAACATTTTAAATTTTTAAAAATATGTTTAAATATTTTAAAAAGACAAGCATTGCATGCCGTTTCTCTTACCTTCACCCATCCAAAAAATGGAAAATGTCATTTTACGTGTCCAATTCCTGAAGATTGGAAAAAAGTTATTCAAAAATTTAGAGAAAGATTTTCCTTTTTACAATAA
- a CDS encoding PASTA domain-containing protein yields the protein MKYSKYFLILVLNLLISILILYKIINFALKWVNFYTKHGSYVKVPDLHHLTLNQSLSILNKLGLKYDVDTSRYDPYFDPFQVISFFPEAGDHVKKGRSIYIQANPKNYQSTVLPNIINQHKHIAIKLIHANHLLVKNIKYIKDLSKDIVLKVFYKGKSIPSGYILPHKDKITLIVGKGYEKNNFIIPNVIGMSFSSANYTLKEKSFNIINFYYDQSLEDHSINNAKVYRQEPYPGKIKDKNQPITLWLTSNNSKELFDDFIQKYESNPSKNINRKNALKKWIHPNKRIRGIERINEHKKI from the coding sequence ATGAAATATTCGAAATATTTTTTAATTTTAGTCTTAAATTTATTAATATCTATACTTATTTTATATAAAATAATTAATTTCGCATTGAAATGGGTTAATTTTTACACAAAACATGGATCTTATGTAAAAGTTCCTGATCTTCATCATTTAACTTTAAATCAATCCTTATCTATTTTAAATAAATTAGGACTAAAATACGATGTAGATACATCTCGTTATGATCCCTATTTTGATCCTTTTCAAGTTATTTCTTTTTTTCCAGAAGCTGGAGATCATGTTAAAAAAGGAAGATCTATATATATACAAGCTAATCCAAAAAATTATCAATCTACTGTCTTACCAAATATAATAAATCAGCATAAACATATAGCAATTAAATTGATTCATGCTAATCATCTCCTAGTAAAAAATATAAAATATATAAAGGATCTTTCCAAGGATATTGTTCTAAAAGTTTTTTATAAAGGAAAATCGATTCCATCTGGATATATTTTACCGCATAAAGATAAAATTACCTTAATAGTTGGAAAAGGATATGAAAAAAATAATTTTATAATTCCAAATGTTATTGGAATGTCTTTTTCTTCTGCAAATTATACTTTGAAAGAAAAATCATTTAACATTATTAATTTTTATTATGACCAGTCATTGGAGGATCATTCTATCAATAATGCAAAAGTTTATCGTCAAGAACCTTATCCTGGAAAAATAAAGGATAAAAATCAACCTATAACTCTTTGGTTAACATCGAATAATTCAAAAGAATTATTCGATGATTTTATCCAAAAATATGAATCTAATCCTTCTAAAAATATAAACAGAAAAAATGCTTTAAAAAAATGGATACATCCTAATAAAAGAATAAGAGGAATAGAAAGAATAAATGAACATAAAAAAATTTAG
- a CDS encoding D-alanine--D-alanine ligase — protein MKKIAIIMGGYTEESLISLKSGKVVYENLNREEFDPYKIYIFRDKWVLMGEKNNEYSINKHDFTIRLTSNQTLKFDCVFNAIHGTPGEDGILQSYFHLLKIPYTGCHFNQANLTFNKKYCLTLLKEFGINTAVSFFLNRNQPFCEKKIIKKVGLPCFVKPSRSGSSLGISKVYKKEELLPSIEKAFKEDDEIIMESFLKGIEISVGVISFNHEITVLPITEIISKNDFFDFESKYYGGSKEITPARLLPSIENKIQKLAKKICNILNLSGISRSEFILVNGEPFFLEINTIPGLSKKSIFPKQLSIAGISLSDLFKKYIDYSIENSKNL, from the coding sequence ATGAAAAAAATTGCTATTATTATGGGAGGGTATACAGAAGAATCTCTCATTTCACTAAAAAGTGGAAAAGTAGTTTACGAAAATTTAAATAGAGAAGAATTTGATCCTTATAAAATCTATATATTCAGAGATAAATGGGTTTTAATGGGGGAAAAAAATAATGAATATTCTATTAATAAACATGATTTTACAATTCGTCTTACAAGTAATCAAACTTTAAAATTTGATTGTGTATTTAATGCTATTCATGGAACTCCAGGAGAAGATGGAATTTTACAATCTTATTTTCATTTATTGAAAATACCCTATACAGGATGTCATTTTAATCAGGCAAATCTTACTTTTAACAAAAAGTATTGTTTAACCTTATTAAAGGAATTTGGAATCAATACAGCAGTTTCCTTTTTTTTGAATCGAAATCAACCTTTTTGCGAAAAAAAAATTATCAAAAAAGTAGGGTTACCATGTTTTGTAAAACCTAGTAGATCCGGATCTAGTTTAGGTATATCAAAAGTGTATAAAAAAGAAGAGCTATTGCCCTCTATAGAAAAGGCTTTTAAAGAAGATGACGAAATCATTATGGAATCTTTTCTAAAAGGAATTGAAATTTCAGTAGGAGTTATTTCCTTTAATCATGAAATTACCGTATTACCAATTACAGAAATAATTAGTAAAAATGATTTTTTCGATTTTGAGTCAAAATATTATGGAGGATCTAAAGAAATTACACCTGCTCGGTTACTTCCAAGTATTGAAAATAAGATTCAAAAATTGGCAAAAAAAATATGTAATATTTTAAATTTATCCGGAATATCTAGATCGGAATTTATTCTTGTAAATGGAGAGCCTTTTTTTCTAGAAATAAATACGATTCCTGGTCTTTCTAAAAAAAGTATTTTTCCAAAACAATTAAGTATTGCTGGGATTTCTCTCTCAGATTTATTTAAAAAATATATAGATTATTCTATTGAAAATTCAAAAAATTTATAA
- the feoB gene encoding ferrous iron transport protein B, whose product MKKTIKLALIGNPNVGKTSLFNKLTGLNQKVGNYLGVTIDKKIGYFFYKKIYYQIIDLPGTYSIYPSSEDEEIVCRLLNDKKNVNDYPDKIIVVADSSNIKKSILLLRQIQDLGFPVLFILNMIDEAKKKGIFIDIKKLKKFLITEIVSINARKGIGIEKVKNKINKINYKKKNNFLFFNPKLDYLTAIKDVKICYPVNSYRAWYYLANNKIFLKKEDKILNKIKKKHNIISKKLQIKEILYRYQEISSIFSKTVSEFISDKERNYLNFQKKIDKSLLVHPLWGYLIFFFLLFIIFQSVFFLSENTKGFIEFFFYIIKKKLENFYPGPLNNFFIQGILPGISTIITFIPPIFILLFFILLMEESGYISRVIFLMDRIMRPFGLNGKSVVPLISSFSCCIPAIMASRHIENSRDRLITILVTPFMTCSARLPVYTLIISLIIPDKKWYFIQLRGLVLMAMYLLGLFSALSISMIIHHFILKKDYKSHLIMEMPTYKYPIFINIWIPLWINIKSFIFNAGKVILLVNILIWVLGSFGPSKKLSNKNSIFLEEIIKKKELPNSYLGLIGKKIEPLIHPLGYNWKIGIGLISSLVAREVFVSTMDSVYNIEKGNFLLKEKMKKEEFYDTKKPVYNLATGFSLLFFYAFSMQCMSTLSTVKKETKSWKWPIIQFFFMTTLAYFSSFFIYQILKT is encoded by the coding sequence ATGAAAAAAACAATTAAATTGGCTCTTATTGGGAATCCCAATGTGGGAAAAACTTCTTTATTTAATAAATTAACCGGACTTAATCAAAAAGTAGGAAATTACTTAGGTGTAACAATTGATAAAAAAATAGGATATTTTTTTTACAAAAAAATCTATTATCAAATAATCGATCTTCCTGGAACTTATAGCATATACCCATCCTCTGAAGATGAGGAGATAGTGTGTAGATTATTAAATGATAAAAAAAACGTGAATGATTATCCAGATAAAATTATCGTTGTAGCGGATTCATCTAATATAAAAAAAAGTATTCTTTTACTTAGACAAATACAAGATTTAGGATTTCCTGTTTTATTCATATTGAATATGATTGATGAAGCAAAAAAAAAGGGAATTTTTATTGATATAAAAAAATTAAAAAAATTTCTTATAACGGAAATTGTATCAATTAATGCAAGAAAAGGAATAGGAATAGAAAAAGTTAAAAATAAAATAAATAAAATAAACTATAAAAAAAAAAATAACTTCTTGTTTTTTAATCCAAAATTGGATTATCTCACTGCTATTAAAGATGTAAAAATTTGTTATCCAGTTAACTCTTATAGGGCTTGGTATTATTTAGCTAATAATAAAATCTTTTTAAAAAAAGAAGATAAAATTTTAAATAAAATTAAAAAAAAACATAATATTATTTCTAAAAAATTGCAAATTAAAGAAATACTGTATAGATATCAGGAAATAAGTTCCATTTTCTCTAAAACGGTTTCTGAATTTATTTCGGATAAAGAAAGAAATTATTTAAATTTTCAAAAAAAAATAGATAAATCTTTATTAGTCCATCCTTTATGGGGTTATTTAATTTTCTTTTTTTTATTATTCATTATATTTCAAAGTGTTTTTTTTTTATCAGAAAATACTAAAGGATTTATAGAATTTTTTTTTTATATTATTAAAAAAAAACTGGAAAATTTTTATCCAGGTCCTTTAAATAATTTTTTTATACAGGGAATTTTACCTGGAATTAGTACTATTATTACTTTTATCCCACCAATTTTTATTTTATTATTTTTTATTCTTCTTATGGAAGAAAGTGGTTATATAAGTAGAGTAATATTTTTAATGGATAGGATTATGCGTCCATTTGGATTAAATGGAAAAAGTGTGGTTCCTCTTATTTCTAGCTTTTCTTGTTGCATTCCAGCAATAATGGCTTCTAGACATATAGAAAATTCTAGAGATCGTCTAATCACTATTTTAGTCACTCCTTTTATGACATGTTCAGCTAGATTACCTGTTTATACATTAATCATTTCTTTAATTATTCCGGATAAAAAATGGTATTTTATACAACTAAGAGGATTGGTACTCATGGCTATGTACCTATTAGGTCTTTTTTCTGCTCTAAGTATTTCCATGATTATTCATCATTTTATTCTAAAAAAAGATTATAAAAGTCATCTTATTATGGAAATGCCTACTTATAAATATCCTATATTCATCAATATATGGATTCCTTTATGGATAAATATAAAATCTTTTATTTTTAATGCAGGAAAAGTGATTTTATTAGTAAATATATTAATTTGGGTATTAGGATCTTTTGGTCCTTCAAAAAAATTATCAAATAAGAATTCTATTTTTTTGGAAGAAATAATCAAAAAGAAAGAACTTCCTAATTCTTATTTAGGTTTAATAGGAAAAAAAATAGAACCATTGATTCATCCATTAGGATATAATTGGAAAATAGGAATTGGGTTAATTTCATCTCTTGTAGCAAGAGAAGTTTTTGTTAGTACAATGGATTCGGTCTATAATATAGAAAAGGGAAATTTTTTATTAAAAGAAAAAATGAAAAAAGAAGAATTTTATGATACAAAAAAACCTGTTTACAATCTTGCGACAGGATTTTCTTTACTTTTTTTTTACGCATTTTCTATGCAATGTATGAGCACCTTATCTACAGTAAAAAAAGAAACCAAGTCTTGGAAATGGCCTATTATACAATTTTTTTTTATGACAACATTAGCTTATTTTTCTTCTTTTTTCATTTATCAAATATTAAAAACATAA
- a CDS encoding ferrous iron transport protein A, translated as MNLSNLKKGEKGIIKGYKNEDFPIKLLELGILPGVKFEILFVSIFYDPLCISYDQSCVTLRKKEAENIIIEPI; from the coding sequence TTGAACTTATCTAATCTTAAAAAAGGAGAAAAAGGAATTATTAAGGGATATAAAAATGAAGATTTTCCTATAAAATTATTAGAATTAGGTATTTTACCTGGTGTTAAATTTGAAATACTTTTCGTTTCTATTTTTTATGATCCACTTTGTATTAGTTATGATCAATCTTGTGTAACATTACGAAAAAAAGAAGCAGAAAATATTATAATAGAACCTATTTAA
- the rseP gene encoding RIP metalloprotease RseP, whose protein sequence is MTSILVRSIQLLFSVSILIVIHELGHFLLAKAFKVHVERFFLFFDPWFSIFKKKIGKTIYGIGWIPLGGYVKISGMITEEDKSTSTEKKSTKDWEFRSKSSVKRLLIVLGGIISNVLLSIIIFSFLLFKYGDIFLPTKNVKYGIEVDSLGKKIGLKNGDKILFVNGKFIPYFNDIPKAVILGNSITIDRMGKIIHLSLNDDKKRYFFDRKEFRFFIKPRVPPIINYVIKNSGAYKSGLKNNDEILAINSEFILFSDQLKDILSKYKNQTILISINRNGKLFQKEVFLNQKGILGIYLKDFIDMDQIFSFEKKNYSIIESFPYGLKKSWDVLKNQIFFFKNVFHLETRAYKHIGSFFSMAKEFPDQWNWGLFWTLTATLSIWLAFLNLFPIPSLDGGYILFIMIEMITKKRINERIFERFTIIGFLTISLIMFMVIIWDIFKVFFS, encoded by the coding sequence ATGACGTCTATTTTAGTTAGATCCATACAGTTACTGTTTAGTGTTTCTATATTGATAGTTATTCATGAATTAGGACACTTTTTGTTAGCTAAAGCATTTAAAGTCCATGTAGAAAGATTTTTTTTGTTTTTTGATCCTTGGTTTTCTATATTTAAAAAAAAAATAGGAAAGACTATTTATGGAATAGGGTGGATTCCTTTAGGAGGATATGTAAAAATATCTGGAATGATAACAGAAGAAGATAAAAGTACTTCTACAGAAAAAAAAAGTACGAAAGATTGGGAATTTCGTTCAAAGTCTTCAGTAAAACGATTATTAATTGTTTTAGGAGGGATTATTTCCAATGTATTGTTATCTATTATTATTTTTTCTTTTTTGTTATTTAAATATGGAGATATATTCCTTCCTACAAAAAATGTAAAATACGGAATTGAAGTAGATTCTTTGGGTAAAAAAATTGGATTAAAAAACGGGGATAAAATTCTATTTGTAAATGGAAAATTTATACCATATTTTAATGATATACCTAAAGCAGTTATTTTAGGAAATTCCATTACTATAGATCGTATGGGTAAAATTATTCATTTATCATTGAATGACGATAAAAAAAGATATTTTTTTGATAGAAAAGAATTTAGATTTTTTATTAAACCTCGTGTCCCTCCTATTATAAATTACGTAATTAAAAATTCAGGAGCATATAAATCTGGATTGAAAAATAATGATGAAATTTTAGCAATTAATTCGGAATTTATTTTATTTTCCGATCAACTCAAAGATATTTTATCGAAATATAAGAACCAAACTATATTAATTTCTATCAATAGAAATGGAAAGCTTTTTCAAAAGGAAGTTTTTTTAAATCAAAAAGGTATATTAGGGATTTATTTAAAGGATTTTATAGATATGGATCAAATTTTTTCATTCGAAAAAAAAAATTATTCTATAATTGAAAGTTTTCCTTATGGTTTAAAAAAATCCTGGGATGTTCTAAAAAATCAAATATTTTTTTTTAAAAATGTTTTTCATCTAGAAACTAGAGCTTACAAACATATAGGTAGTTTTTTTTCTATGGCTAAAGAGTTCCCTGATCAATGGAATTGGGGATTATTCTGGACCTTAACAGCTACTTTATCTATATGGTTAGCTTTTTTGAATTTATTTCCTATTCCATCATTAGATGGAGGTTATATACTATTTATTATGATAGAAATGATAACTAAGAAAAGGATAAACGAGAGAATTTTTGAACGTTTTACGATCATTGGTTTTCTAACTATCAGTTTAATTATGTTTATGGTCATTATTTGGGATATCTTTAAAGTATTTTTTTCTTGA